The Heyndrickxia vini genome contains a region encoding:
- a CDS encoding 5-methyltetrahydropteroyltriglutamate--homocysteine S-methyltransferase: MTKTLTKVPFKADHVGSFLRTEPIKQARKAFANEEIDKAALKAVEDKEIEKLVQKEIEVGLKSITDGEFRRSYWHLDFLAGLNGVELFEAEYINNFKGAQPKNNAIKVVDKVEFHDHYMLEHFKFLKEAVDKYGDGSQVAKFSIPSPNMLFTRIQGDEYYNGNREQFYQDTVVAYQKAIQAFYDAGCRYLQLDDTSWIDFVSEERIKAVVEKHGMDVQDIIDTRVRCLNDAISLRPNDMLITMHICRGNFRSTFITSGGYDTISDAIFANLNVDGLFLEYDDNRSGDFEPLKSFARDDKTVVLGLITSKFSDLEDSNRIKERIKEASQYIPLENLALSPQCGFASTEEGNVLTEEDQWNKIKHVIEIASDIWGTI, encoded by the coding sequence ATGACAAAGACATTAACGAAAGTTCCATTTAAAGCTGATCATGTAGGCAGTTTTCTTAGAACGGAGCCGATTAAACAAGCAAGAAAAGCTTTTGCAAATGAAGAAATCGATAAAGCTGCATTAAAAGCTGTTGAAGATAAAGAAATTGAGAAACTTGTGCAAAAGGAAATCGAGGTTGGACTTAAATCCATTACTGATGGGGAGTTTCGACGTTCTTATTGGCATTTAGATTTTTTAGCAGGTTTAAATGGTGTTGAACTGTTTGAAGCGGAATATATTAATAACTTCAAAGGAGCGCAGCCGAAAAATAATGCCATTAAAGTAGTCGATAAAGTAGAATTCCACGATCATTATATGCTCGAACATTTTAAGTTTTTAAAAGAAGCTGTAGATAAATACGGAGATGGTAGCCAAGTTGCCAAGTTTTCCATACCAAGTCCGAATATGTTGTTCACTAGAATTCAAGGTGATGAATATTATAACGGGAACAGAGAGCAGTTCTATCAAGATACTGTTGTTGCCTATCAAAAAGCCATTCAAGCATTCTATGATGCCGGCTGCAGATATCTGCAATTAGATGATACTTCGTGGATTGATTTTGTATCGGAAGAACGAATCAAAGCAGTTGTTGAAAAACACGGTATGGATGTACAAGACATCATTGATACGAGAGTACGTTGTTTAAATGATGCCATTTCACTGAGACCTAATGACATGTTGATTACAATGCATATTTGCAGAGGTAACTTCCGATCTACTTTTATTACCAGTGGCGGATATGATACGATTTCCGATGCCATATTTGCAAACTTAAACGTCGATGGACTTTTCCTCGAATATGATGATAATCGTTCAGGCGATTTTGAGCCATTAAAAAGTTTCGCACGTGATGACAAAACCGTTGTACTTGGATTAATCACCTCAAAATTCTCTGACCTGGAAGATTCTAATCGAATCAAAGAAAGAATAAAAGAAGCTAGTCAATATATTCCTTTGGAAAACCTAGCATTAAGCCCTCAATGTGGATTTGCCAGCACGGAAGAAGGAAATGTATTAACTGAAGAAGATCAGTGGAATAAAATTAAACATGTAATTGAAATTGCTAGCGATATTTGGGGAACGATTTAA
- a CDS encoding S26 family signal peptidase — protein MKRLPLLITIAFLLAGCSYQSSAKTVSDSRTDLNIAIINNLEPNMLTFHHMSDSMDRGNHEYSDNVIVFDPTKKDFQRGAIVLFKDKSGEKRITRIVALPHEQVTIKEGQIFINDQKLDTFYGSVHRLGSKKEEYFKEMDKNNADYNKNVMTKFFEQDKSKIVLQENEFFTTGDDWLRSEQKVVKKSDIIGVVLGYKN, from the coding sequence ATGAAAAGACTTCCATTACTAATCACGATAGCATTTTTATTAGCCGGTTGTTCGTATCAATCATCTGCAAAAACGGTATCAGATAGTAGAACAGATTTAAATATAGCCATAATAAATAATCTTGAACCAAATATGCTTACATTTCATCATATGTCTGACTCCATGGACAGGGGCAATCATGAATATAGCGATAATGTGATTGTATTTGATCCAACTAAAAAAGACTTCCAAAGAGGTGCAATTGTTTTATTTAAGGATAAGAGCGGTGAAAAAAGAATAACAAGAATCGTAGCTTTACCGCATGAACAAGTAACTATTAAAGAAGGACAAATATTTATCAATGATCAAAAATTAGATACTTTTTATGGCTCAGTACATCGTTTGGGAAGCAAAAAAGAGGAATATTTTAAAGAAATGGATAAAAATAATGCTGATTATAATAAAAACGTAATGACTAAATTTTTTGAGCAAGATAAAAGTAAAATTGTTCTGCAAGAAAATGAGTTTTTTACAACTGGTGATGATTGGCTTCGCAGTGAGCAAAAGGTTGTCAAAAAAAGTGATATTATTGGAGTTGTTTTAGGGTATAAAAATTAA
- a CDS encoding GNAT family N-acetyltransferase, with the protein MTIQFIKLIEPTETIVKTLNKWENDPALIPLIRPNKNKSELECRENLTIDDLTNRLENHHIYLIYMDEQLIGEINYMVDPSHLYKKEPGTAWIGITIGESVGRGKGIGYKAIQYLEEQIKTQGLKRIELGVFEFNNQAQRLYQKMGYKEIGRIEDFTYWKDKLWGDIRMEKYL; encoded by the coding sequence ATGACGATACAATTTATAAAATTAATCGAACCGACCGAAACCATTGTAAAGACATTAAATAAGTGGGAAAATGATCCAGCATTAATCCCATTGATACGACCAAACAAAAACAAATCAGAATTGGAATGTAGAGAAAATTTGACCATTGATGACTTAACAAATCGCTTGGAAAACCATCACATCTACTTAATTTACATGGACGAGCAATTGATCGGTGAAATAAATTATATGGTTGATCCAAGTCATCTTTACAAAAAAGAACCTGGAACTGCATGGATAGGTATTACCATCGGTGAGTCTGTAGGAAGAGGGAAAGGGATTGGTTATAAGGCCATTCAATATTTGGAAGAGCAAATTAAAACGCAAGGATTAAAACGCATTGAATTAGGTGTGTTTGAATTTAATAATCAAGCCCAAAGACTCTATCAGAAGATGGGATACAAAGAGATTGGTCGTATTGAAGATTTTACATATTGGAAAGATAAGTTATGGGGAGATATTCGTATGGAAAAATATCTATAA
- a CDS encoding MarR family winged helix-turn-helix transcriptional regulator — translation MKKEVAQLNHLWTDIYYQLRYQHQEKITHQSVRIMQVIQKEENVGIKEIAQSIQVSHNTASEHVKRLLEKNYVCKRRRLEDERKVILDLTSLGNAVLHRHSSLDDEKLNQLLFEKMSNEERELILKAFSLMKERAMDVELS, via the coding sequence ATGAAAAAAGAGGTTGCACAGCTAAATCATTTATGGACAGATATTTACTATCAACTGCGTTATCAACATCAAGAAAAGATTACGCACCAAAGTGTTAGGATTATGCAAGTGATTCAAAAGGAAGAAAATGTAGGGATTAAAGAAATTGCCCAATCCATACAAGTTTCACATAACACCGCTTCAGAACATGTTAAACGCTTATTAGAAAAAAATTATGTCTGTAAAAGGCGAAGGTTGGAAGATGAACGAAAGGTTATTTTGGATTTGACTAGTCTGGGAAATGCTGTTTTGCATCGTCATTCGTCACTTGATGATGAAAAACTTAATCAGCTTTTATTCGAAAAAATGAGTAATGAAGAAAGGGAATTGATTTTAAAAGCATTTTCATTAATGAAGGAGAGAGCAATGGATGTTGAATTATCGTAA
- a CDS encoding histidine phosphatase family protein, which produces MNTLIYMVRHGESPKIEENERTRGLTEKGQLDANRITELLHDEKIDVFISSPYSRAILTIQELAKRSGQEVLAIEELKERVFSSEVNRMADSELFPLLKKSFSDPNFALAGGESNATCQKRAIKVLNECLINYKGRKIAVGTHGAVMTLMMGYYDSRYDLNFLLQTTKPDIYRMEFDGQELVEVKRLWKG; this is translated from the coding sequence ATGAACACTTTAATTTACATGGTGAGACACGGCGAATCACCGAAAATAGAAGAAAATGAACGAACAAGGGGGTTAACTGAAAAAGGCCAATTAGATGCAAATCGCATAACGGAGTTATTACATGATGAGAAGATTGATGTTTTTATTTCCAGTCCATACAGTCGAGCAATTTTAACGATACAGGAGCTAGCTAAGCGTTCAGGTCAAGAGGTATTAGCAATCGAAGAGCTGAAAGAACGGGTCTTTTCTTCCGAAGTCAATCGAATGGCTGATAGCGAATTATTTCCTTTATTAAAGAAGTCATTTTCCGACCCCAATTTTGCTTTAGCGGGTGGAGAGTCAAATGCAACATGTCAAAAAAGAGCGATAAAGGTTTTAAACGAATGTTTAATCAATTACAAAGGAAGAAAGATAGCCGTAGGCACCCATGGCGCTGTGATGACATTAATGATGGGATATTATGATAGTAGATACGATTTGAATTTTTTACTGCAAACAACAAAACCTGATATTTATAGGATGGAATTCGATGGTCAAGAGTTGGTAGAAGTAAAAAGATTGTGGAAAGGTTAA
- a CDS encoding VanZ family protein, with protein MQKYILLVIPIFFYKNNILYFSVENMINLTLVLIGLIFILRHTTLRNFFDWIIGICFMIYFCIVYSKTIYLRGFIFETYHFSVDNVKTFFNTVNLIPIKGIIDVMSSPTAFYQIFGNIIMLAPFAFAMLYFKWTRSYKQTIWYSFICAVGIELIQFFQSSFYSLFEIGLRRSTDIDDIILNTIGALFGIGCYYIWSKIAIRINIGKHDIPI; from the coding sequence ATGCAAAAATATATATTATTAGTCATCCCAATTTTCTTTTACAAAAATAATATTTTATATTTTTCTGTGGAAAACATGATTAATTTAACACTTGTATTGATTGGCTTGATTTTTATTTTAAGGCATACTACCTTAAGGAACTTCTTCGATTGGATCATAGGGATTTGTTTTATGATTTACTTTTGTATAGTATACTCCAAAACTATTTACTTAAGAGGCTTTATTTTTGAAACTTATCATTTCTCAGTAGATAACGTGAAAACCTTTTTTAATACGGTTAACCTAATACCAATTAAAGGTATTATAGATGTAATGAGCTCTCCTACCGCATTTTATCAAATTTTCGGTAATATCATCATGCTTGCCCCGTTTGCATTTGCAATGCTCTACTTTAAATGGACAAGAAGTTATAAACAAACGATTTGGTATTCATTTATTTGTGCAGTTGGAATTGAACTCATACAGTTCTTTCAAAGCTCATTTTATTCATTATTTGAAATTGGCTTAAGAAGAAGCACTGACATTGATGATATTATTTTAAACACGATAGGTGCTCTATTTGGAATTGGATGCTACTACATTTGGTCAAAAATAGCAATTCGAATCAATATCGGGAAACATGATATACCTATTTGA
- a CDS encoding cysteine hydrolase family protein: MNQTLLIIDAQQELIDGNEKESAVFNKEQLVRNINLVIEKAIEVNVPIVFVRDVDVAEGKGEGFQVHNAINVPSDSKIFDKAATNCFHGTGLLSHLRSQAIEHIVVMGCATQYCIDTAVRTATITGFDVTLVGDGHSTTDNDCLSAEQIIKHHNRTLHGHYNVEHFSMVRDAEEDLFHPTHDSYRE, from the coding sequence TTGAATCAAACGTTATTAATTATTGATGCCCAGCAAGAATTAATTGATGGGAATGAAAAGGAAAGTGCTGTTTTCAATAAAGAGCAGCTCGTAAGAAATATTAATTTAGTGATTGAAAAAGCAATAGAGGTAAATGTTCCAATTGTGTTTGTAAGGGATGTTGACGTAGCTGAAGGGAAAGGAGAAGGTTTTCAGGTTCACAACGCAATTAATGTTCCCTCTGATTCAAAAATTTTCGATAAAGCGGCAACAAATTGCTTCCATGGGACTGGACTTCTTTCTCATCTGCGGTCACAAGCGATTGAGCACATCGTAGTTATGGGATGTGCAACACAATATTGTATAGATACTGCAGTTAGAACTGCCACAATTACTGGATTTGATGTGACATTAGTCGGTGATGGACATTCAACAACAGATAATGATTGTTTGAGTGCGGAACAAATCATTAAGCATCATAATCGTACCCTTCATGGGCACTACAATGTTGAACATTTTTCAATGGTTAGAGATGCGGAGGAAGACTTGTTTCATCCGACACATGACTCGTATCGAGAATAA
- a CDS encoding GNAT family N-acetyltransferase translates to MNYRKATIEDINQLIDLRKKQLIDEGIEPTIDIDPELSAFFKEKLKTGSLIQWLAEDNDEIIACGAIIFYDFPPTYTNKSGKKGYITNMFTKESYRGQGIATSLLKKLVDEAKDRRVIKIWLGASKLGRPVYKKFGFKETDEWMELNTL, encoded by the coding sequence TTGAATTATCGTAAAGCAACTATTGAAGATATCAATCAATTAATCGATTTAAGAAAGAAGCAATTAATTGATGAAGGAATTGAACCTACTATAGATATTGATCCTGAATTATCAGCTTTCTTTAAAGAAAAACTTAAGACTGGATCCCTCATTCAATGGCTAGCGGAAGATAATGACGAAATAATTGCATGTGGTGCAATCATTTTTTATGACTTCCCACCGACTTATACCAATAAGAGTGGGAAAAAGGGCTATATTACTAACATGTTTACAAAGGAAAGTTATCGTGGACAAGGCATTGCAACGAGTTTGTTAAAGAAACTAGTGGACGAAGCAAAAGATAGAAGAGTTATAAAAATATGGCTTGGCGCTTCGAAGTTAGGTAGACCTGTTTATAAGAAGTTTGGCTTTAAAGAAACAGATGAATGGATGGAATTAAATACTTTATAA
- a CDS encoding aminoglycoside phosphotransferase family protein translates to MYAGKILFKGIDSFLTNYYYQLRFIKGERNGMVLGSPIAVGNTAEIYLYENRIIKVFKDYLPKSEALYEATKQNIVYKSGLFVPKIVDVREINGKPAIVMEYIKGKTIGELLYENMEEAEYYMTLSVEVHQNIHSKSGESFEPMAEKLSRQIHAAPILQLDQKKTLIKRLELLSVDNKLCHGDFHFYNLIVSDNKVAIIDWVDASGGSRCADVYRTYLLLSQVSVKMADLYVSLYCEKSGLEKEEIFQWAPIIAGARLSENVTTERQERLLKIVNHNE, encoded by the coding sequence ATGTATGCCGGAAAAATCCTTTTTAAAGGAATTGATTCATTTTTAACGAATTACTATTATCAGTTACGTTTTATCAAAGGAGAGAGAAATGGAATGGTATTAGGATCTCCCATTGCAGTAGGAAATACAGCAGAAATTTATTTATATGAAAATAGAATTATTAAGGTATTTAAGGACTATTTGCCGAAGTCAGAGGCATTATATGAAGCGACTAAACAAAATATTGTCTACAAAAGTGGGCTATTTGTTCCAAAAATAGTTGATGTTAGAGAAATAAATGGGAAACCTGCGATTGTCATGGAATATATAAAGGGAAAAACAATCGGAGAACTCCTCTATGAAAACATGGAGGAAGCGGAATACTATATGACTTTATCTGTTGAAGTACACCAAAATATCCATAGTAAAAGCGGGGAATCATTTGAACCGATGGCTGAAAAATTAAGTCGACAAATTCATGCCGCACCTATATTACAATTAGATCAAAAGAAAACATTAATAAAAAGGTTAGAATTGTTGTCAGTTGACAATAAGCTCTGTCATGGAGATTTTCATTTTTATAATTTAATTGTGTCGGATAACAAAGTAGCAATAATCGATTGGGTTGATGCAAGTGGAGGAAGTAGGTGTGCAGATGTATATCGAACATATCTCTTGCTTTCACAAGTTTCTGTTAAAATGGCTGATTTATACGTGTCACTTTATTGTGAAAAAAGCGGTTTGGAGAAAGAGGAAATTTTTCAATGGGCACCAATCATTGCAGGAGCAAGATTATCCGAGAATGTAACGACTGAACGACAAGAAAGGCTATTGAAAATTGTCAATCATAATGAATAG